Proteins from one Akkermansiaceae bacterium genomic window:
- a CDS encoding nitrate reductase, translating into MLTRLLKRHTGPLTRDLVLEPGNFGLGKVPARLKPASTTTSICGYCATGCQLKLHLDENGRAINLSPQAHYPVNLGMACPKGWQALDPLDSPDRATTPLLRDASGKLRETDWPTALATFTERFKAIKEQHGRESVAFLSTGQIPFEEMAFLGCLFKFGMGFLHCDANTRQCMATAVTAYKQSFGFDAPPATYADFEESDVIVLVGANLCIAHPILWQRVMRNRRSPEIIVIDPRATETAQAATRHVSLKPKGDLALLYSLAHCILRDGRTDPVSIANTEGIHEFRQFVADFPPHAVAEKTGLTVEQIESLARTVSEPGKRVSWWWTMGVNQSHEGVRTAQAMINLCLITGNIGKPGTGANSITGQCNAMGSRLFSNTTSMVGGHDFSDPEHRAKIASLLEIPLENIPGEYSLAYDQILAAAEEGKIKGLWIIATNPFHSWIDSGRLARLREKLDFLVVQDMYHTTESAKEADLLLPAASWGEKAGCFINSERRIGTIKPFRQAPGQALSDFRIFRLIADAWGCGGLFSRWTDPESVFKILRDLTKDRPCDITGIEGYSHLDEHGGIQWPFPSGGNSRPVRERRLFEDGLFHTPSGKAKLLFTAPAPLPEPPDSQFPFLLLTGRGTSSQWHTQSRTGKSDILRKLYPSEVYVEIHPDDARKYRLKNHDPVMVESRRGLIETRVYVAPTVQCGHLFIPMHYPEVNQLTHPTFDPHSRQPNYKACAVRLRRPKQN; encoded by the coding sequence GTGCTGACGCGTCTTCTCAAACGCCACACCGGCCCCCTCACCCGGGATCTGGTGCTTGAACCGGGGAATTTCGGACTCGGGAAAGTCCCCGCCCGCCTGAAGCCCGCCTCCACCACGACTTCCATCTGCGGCTACTGCGCCACCGGCTGCCAGTTGAAACTCCATCTGGATGAGAACGGCCGCGCGATCAACCTGAGTCCCCAGGCCCACTACCCGGTCAATCTCGGCATGGCCTGTCCGAAGGGCTGGCAGGCACTTGATCCGCTCGACTCCCCGGACCGCGCGACCACCCCCCTCCTGCGGGATGCCTCCGGCAAGCTGCGGGAAACCGACTGGCCCACCGCCCTCGCCACTTTCACGGAACGCTTCAAGGCCATCAAGGAACAGCACGGGCGGGAATCCGTGGCCTTCCTCTCCACCGGCCAGATCCCCTTCGAGGAGATGGCCTTCCTCGGCTGCCTGTTCAAGTTCGGGATGGGATTCCTCCATTGCGACGCGAACACCCGCCAGTGCATGGCCACGGCGGTCACCGCCTACAAGCAGTCGTTCGGGTTTGACGCACCGCCCGCGACCTACGCCGATTTCGAGGAATCCGACGTCATCGTGCTGGTGGGGGCGAATCTCTGCATCGCCCACCCGATCCTGTGGCAGCGGGTCATGCGCAACCGCCGCTCCCCGGAGATCATCGTGATCGACCCCCGTGCCACCGAGACGGCCCAGGCCGCCACCCGCCACGTTTCCCTCAAACCGAAGGGGGATCTGGCCCTCCTTTACTCGCTCGCCCACTGCATCCTGCGGGACGGACGGACGGATCCCGTATCGATTGCCAATACGGAGGGCATCCATGAGTTCAGGCAGTTCGTGGCGGATTTCCCGCCCCATGCGGTGGCGGAGAAAACGGGCCTGACGGTGGAGCAAATCGAGTCGCTGGCCCGGACGGTTTCAGAACCCGGCAAGCGGGTTTCCTGGTGGTGGACCATGGGGGTCAACCAATCCCATGAAGGCGTCCGCACCGCCCAGGCGATGATCAATCTCTGCCTGATCACGGGGAACATCGGCAAGCCGGGCACCGGTGCGAACTCCATCACCGGCCAATGCAACGCGATGGGTTCGCGGCTTTTTTCCAACACGACCTCCATGGTCGGCGGCCATGATTTCAGCGATCCGGAACACCGGGCGAAGATCGCCTCCCTCCTGGAGATACCCCTCGAAAACATCCCCGGCGAGTACTCCCTCGCCTACGACCAGATCCTCGCCGCCGCCGAGGAAGGGAAGATCAAGGGCCTCTGGATCATCGCCACGAATCCCTTCCACTCCTGGATCGATTCCGGTCGGCTGGCCCGGCTCCGGGAGAAGCTGGACTTTCTGGTGGTCCAGGACATGTACCACACCACCGAAAGCGCGAAGGAGGCGGACCTGCTCCTGCCCGCCGCTTCATGGGGGGAAAAGGCCGGCTGCTTCATCAACTCCGAACGCCGGATCGGAACGATCAAACCATTCCGCCAGGCACCCGGTCAGGCGCTTTCGGACTTCCGCATTTTCCGTCTGATCGCCGATGCATGGGGCTGCGGCGGGCTGTTCTCCCGCTGGACGGATCCGGAATCCGTCTTCAAAATCCTGCGGGATCTCACCAAAGACCGCCCGTGCGACATCACGGGAATCGAGGGATATTCCCACCTCGACGAACACGGCGGCATCCAGTGGCCGTTCCCGTCCGGCGGAAACTCCCGCCCGGTGCGCGAGCGGAGGCTGTTTGAAGACGGTCTTTTCCACACCCCTAGCGGCAAGGCCAAGCTTCTGTTCACCGCCCCCGCCCCCCTTCCGGAGCCGCCGGATTCGCAATTCCCTTTCCTCCTACTCACCGGACGCGGAACCAGCAGCCAATGGCACACCCAGTCCCGGACCGGAAAATCCGACATCCTGCGGAAACTCTACCCGAGCGAGGTGTACGTGGAAATCCACCCTGACGATGCCCGGAAATACCGCCTGAAAAACCACGATCCCGTGATGGTGGAATCCCGGCGGGGATTGATTGAAACACGTGTCTATGTCGCACCCACCGTCCAATGCGGCCACCTGTTCATCCCCATGCACTACCCGGAGGTGAACCAACTGACTCACCCTACATTCGATCCCCACTCACGCCAGCCCAACTACAAGGCCTGTGCGGTGCGGTTGCGCCGACCGAAACAAAATTGA
- a CDS encoding metallophosphoesterase, whose product MSPVLVILLLIPLISMGWLFWALRRLRRLEAHPAITTLLAVSVIGILCCFIWIVLARQEVAPKVPGGPYSLVLLWGLFALPLIALPSMIGWAFFSIFRAIIQRGKTAEMAAPTTDPTRRRVLGAVAVSLPVVATFGTAAISIPQRTRFRVRDITVPIKDLPTDLHGLRIAHLSDTHVGKFTQGKLLHELADATNRLKADLVLMTGDLIDQSINDLPEALDMMARIDPRSGLYLIEGNHDLFQGPEKFGKGVLDRGFNLLRDENAVVTTKGHPVELLGIRWHGRNNPIDGHVDEVSNNRNPEALPILLAHHPHAFDRAAELGIPLTLAGHTHGGQLMVTPEIGPGPMLYKYWSGLYQKPGASLVVSNGAGNWFPLRSAAPAEIVHIKLIRA is encoded by the coding sequence GTGTCCCCAGTCCTCGTCATACTCCTGCTGATCCCACTCATCTCCATGGGGTGGTTGTTCTGGGCGCTGCGGCGTCTGCGCCGTCTGGAGGCTCATCCCGCGATCACCACCTTGCTGGCTGTCAGCGTGATCGGCATCCTCTGCTGTTTCATCTGGATCGTCCTGGCGAGGCAGGAAGTCGCACCGAAAGTCCCCGGCGGGCCGTATTCCCTGGTCTTGCTGTGGGGACTGTTCGCCCTGCCGCTCATCGCCCTGCCGAGCATGATCGGCTGGGCATTCTTTTCGATCTTCCGGGCCATCATCCAGAGGGGAAAGACGGCGGAGATGGCCGCTCCCACGACGGACCCCACCCGCCGCCGGGTACTGGGTGCCGTGGCTGTCAGCCTGCCCGTCGTCGCCACTTTCGGCACCGCCGCCATCAGCATCCCGCAGCGGACCCGTTTCCGCGTCCGTGACATCACGGTTCCCATCAAGGATCTGCCCACCGACCTGCACGGACTCCGCATCGCCCACCTCAGCGATACCCACGTGGGCAAGTTCACCCAAGGAAAGCTCCTCCATGAACTGGCGGATGCCACCAACCGGCTGAAGGCGGATCTGGTCCTGATGACCGGCGACCTCATCGACCAGTCCATCAACGATCTGCCCGAGGCGCTCGACATGATGGCCCGCATCGATCCCCGCTCGGGCCTCTACCTGATCGAGGGCAACCATGATCTTTTCCAAGGTCCGGAGAAATTCGGGAAAGGTGTCCTTGATCGTGGTTTCAATCTCCTCCGCGACGAAAACGCGGTGGTGACTACCAAAGGCCACCCGGTCGAACTGCTGGGCATCCGCTGGCACGGGCGGAACAACCCCATTGATGGGCACGTGGATGAAGTTTCCAACAACCGGAATCCGGAGGCGCTGCCCATCCTCCTCGCCCACCATCCGCACGCCTTCGACCGCGCCGCGGAACTGGGCATTCCGCTCACTCTGGCCGGACATACCCATGGCGGCCAACTGATGGTCACGCCGGAGATCGGCCCGGGGCCGATGCTCTACAAATACTGGTCCGGCCTCTACCAGAAACCCGGAGCCAGCCTGGTGGTCAGCAACGGTGCCGGAAACTGGTTCCCGCTGCGGTCCGCCGCCCCTGCGGAGATCGTCCACATCAAGCTCATCAGGGCCTGA
- a CDS encoding dimethyl sulfoxide reductase anchor subunit: protein MHQTIQRIPAIRRAKAMPKVEAPQEFTLIDRLLAEQKQLQTPVAKFSEVHHRKNPDLADHYRSLIPLTKPGVGEQYAFEVSLDRCTGCKACVSACHSMNGLDDDEAWRDIGMLHGGERNRTWQQTITTACHHCADPGCLGGCPVGAYEKEKDTGIVRHLDDQCIGCSYCILKCPYDVPKYSKKRGIVRKCDMCHQRLAEGEAPACVQACPTEAIRIVTVQVANLVRDSAAKAPHSSSGSQSTTRVLPAESLTRFATSPILNDASITRPTTRYVGREIPDSALAADRETLTPQHAHWPLVIMLTLTQVGLGLLAGPLLGLGAATGPVISGESLGALVFRPAASSFVLLAALAIFFTGMGASVLHLGQPLKAWRFFLGLRTSWLSREILAFSMFAPIPVMLAALHFSPDFPFKSLIHQVTAGSTFPVGLAAVFTSVMIYVDTHRSSWRFPITATRFFGTVLVFAALSLQLAEPSPLHAVAALAAILLKLIPEARLLRCAEDPDAPWSADRHTALLQLQPLGPFLRARHLLAITAAFVMFINPWAALPILILSEILERQLFFQSVYAPKMPGNFGPGGHH from the coding sequence GTGCACCAGACCATCCAGCGCATCCCGGCCATCAGGCGTGCGAAAGCCATGCCGAAGGTGGAGGCACCGCAGGAGTTCACGCTCATCGACCGGTTGCTGGCGGAGCAAAAGCAACTCCAGACGCCGGTGGCGAAATTTTCCGAAGTCCATCACCGGAAGAATCCGGATCTGGCGGACCACTACCGCTCGCTGATCCCGCTCACAAAACCGGGTGTGGGTGAGCAATACGCCTTCGAGGTTTCCCTGGACCGCTGCACCGGCTGCAAGGCCTGCGTGTCCGCCTGCCACTCCATGAACGGACTGGATGACGATGAGGCATGGCGGGACATCGGCATGCTCCACGGCGGGGAGCGGAACCGAACATGGCAGCAGACCATCACCACCGCCTGCCACCACTGCGCCGATCCCGGATGCCTGGGCGGGTGCCCGGTGGGTGCCTACGAAAAGGAAAAGGACACCGGCATCGTCCGCCATCTGGATGACCAGTGCATCGGCTGTTCCTACTGCATCCTGAAGTGCCCATATGATGTGCCGAAGTACTCGAAGAAAAGGGGCATCGTCCGCAAGTGCGACATGTGCCACCAACGGCTGGCGGAAGGCGAGGCACCGGCCTGCGTCCAGGCATGCCCCACCGAGGCCATCCGGATCGTCACTGTCCAGGTAGCGAATCTCGTGAGAGATTCGGCGGCGAAGGCTCCCCACAGTTCTTCCGGCTCCCAGTCCACCACCAGGGTTCTCCCTGCCGAATCTCTCACGAGATTCGCTACCTCCCCGATCCTCAACGACGCGAGCATCACCCGTCCCACCACCCGCTACGTGGGACGTGAGATCCCTGACTCCGCCCTCGCGGCAGACCGCGAAACGCTCACTCCCCAGCACGCCCATTGGCCGCTGGTCATCATGCTCACCCTCACCCAGGTCGGGCTCGGCTTGCTGGCGGGACCTCTTCTCGGGCTGGGTGCTGCGACCGGACCTGTCATCAGCGGAGAATCGCTGGGAGCGCTGGTCTTCAGACCGGCCGCTTCTTCCTTCGTCCTTCTCGCCGCACTCGCCATCTTCTTCACCGGCATGGGAGCCAGCGTACTCCACTTGGGCCAGCCACTGAAAGCGTGGCGCTTTTTCCTCGGATTGCGGACCTCATGGTTGTCGCGGGAGATTCTGGCGTTCTCCATGTTCGCGCCCATTCCGGTCATGCTCGCGGCGCTGCATTTCTCCCCGGACTTTCCTTTCAAGTCCCTCATCCACCAGGTCACGGCTGGGTCCACATTTCCTGTGGGACTCGCCGCCGTCTTCACCAGCGTGATGATCTACGTGGACACCCACCGGAGTTCGTGGAGATTCCCCATCACCGCCACCCGCTTCTTCGGAACGGTGCTGGTGTTCGCCGCACTCTCCCTGCAACTCGCGGAACCTTCCCCCCTCCACGCCGTCGCCGCCCTCGCCGCCATCCTCCTCAAGCTGATCCCGGAAGCGCGGCTGCTGCGGTGCGCGGAAGATCCCGACGCTCCCTGGTCCGCCGACCGCCACACCGCCCTGCTCCAGCTCCAGCCGCTGGGTCCGTTCCTCCGCGCCCGCCACCTCCTGGCCATCACCGCCGCTTTCGTGATGTTCATCAACCCATGGGCCGCCCTTCCCATCCTGATCCTGTCGGAAATCCTGGAACGGCAGCTTTTCTTCCAGTCGGTTTATGCGCCGAAGATGCCCGGAAACTTCGGGCCGGGAGGGCATCATTGA
- a CDS encoding sigma-70 family RNA polymerase sigma factor encodes MSDGRFATTRWTMVMNAGRHGSVEAEKALAALCETYWFPIYSFIRRHGRSKEDAEDLTQSFFAGLLDRGAFGQLDQAQGKFRAFLLATVKNYLSNARDREQALKRGGGLIHLSLDWESADSRFAIACGDGRTPEQDFDREWALTLLARVLSLLGDEFSRSGRAEEFGVLKCYLTEAKGGMPYEDAARLLDMEAGAVRVRVHRLRKRYRELLRQEISSTLADPAMAEEELSALMSAFG; translated from the coding sequence ATGAGTGACGGGCGCTTTGCCACCACCCGGTGGACCATGGTCATGAATGCGGGCCGTCATGGTTCCGTGGAAGCGGAGAAGGCCCTCGCCGCGCTGTGCGAAACCTACTGGTTCCCCATCTACTCCTTCATCCGCCGCCATGGCCGGTCAAAGGAAGATGCCGAGGACCTCACCCAGTCGTTCTTCGCCGGATTGCTGGATCGTGGGGCATTCGGGCAGCTCGATCAGGCACAGGGAAAGTTCCGCGCCTTTCTCCTGGCCACCGTCAAAAACTATCTGTCGAACGCACGCGACAGGGAGCAGGCCCTGAAACGCGGCGGCGGCCTCATCCATCTCTCATTGGACTGGGAGAGCGCGGACTCCCGCTTCGCCATCGCCTGCGGTGATGGGAGAACCCCCGAACAGGATTTTGACCGGGAGTGGGCGCTCACCCTGCTCGCCCGCGTCCTCTCGCTGTTGGGCGATGAATTTTCCCGCTCCGGCAGGGCGGAGGAATTCGGCGTGCTGAAATGCTACCTCACGGAAGCGAAAGGCGGGATGCCCTATGAGGACGCCGCCCGTCTGCTGGACATGGAAGCCGGCGCCGTCCGCGTGAGGGTCCACCGCCTCCGCAAACGCTACCGGGAATTGCTCAGGCAGGAGATCTCATCGACCCTCGCCGATCCAGCGATGGCCGAAGAAGAGTTGTCAGCCCTGATGAGCGCGTTCGGATAG
- a CDS encoding KUP/HAK/KT family potassium transporter, which yields MNASPGGRAANPRIAGAALAALGIVFGDIGTSPLYAFRECFAGPHAHAVAMTPHNLTGAASLVVWSLLLVVSVKYLFIILRLDNKGEGGILSLSALIRSASRRLGGADPKTVLLLGLAGAALIYADGMLTPAISVLSAVEGLTVSAPTLQHWVIPISVTLLAGVFAIQKKGTEIVGKLFGPVVLLWFVVLGLLGIRMILTHPQVLSALSPLEGFSFLLREWRHSLPLLAAVFLAVTGGEALYADLGHFGKRPIRVAWFSVVLPGLVLNYLGQAALLVEDPSAIRSPFFLMAPEMLRFPLTLLATGAAIIASQALISGAFSLTTQAVQLGVLPRFRILHTSDEEVGQVYVPAINWFLAVACIILVVEFGSSSALAGAYGIAIALTMTITSLLFFSAARAVWGWSLAKAGLFTLAFLTVDGAFLLANASKIVHGGWLPLVIASSFMGLMLIWIRGRRLLFARIQRDSLPVDMLLRDLGKGKIHRVSGTAIYMTGGGNIVPGAMLHNLKHNQVLHERIVLLHVVTMDQPYAPPEESLTHAELGHGLHRVVLRFGFADEPDVPTALKKYLPESIRFQPGKATYFLGRETYGVGKKANLLDRIRLSIFATMARNASPATAYFKLPPGRVVELGAQLTL from the coding sequence ATGAATGCGTCTCCCGGCGGTCGCGCCGCGAATCCACGGATCGCCGGTGCGGCTTTGGCCGCCCTTGGCATTGTCTTCGGCGACATCGGCACCAGCCCGCTTTACGCGTTCCGTGAGTGTTTCGCCGGTCCTCATGCCCACGCGGTGGCGATGACCCCGCACAACCTGACGGGGGCCGCCTCGCTGGTGGTATGGTCGCTGTTGCTGGTGGTTTCGGTGAAGTATCTCTTCATCATCCTACGGCTGGACAACAAGGGGGAAGGCGGAATCCTGTCCCTTTCCGCGTTGATCCGGTCCGCTTCCCGGCGGCTGGGAGGAGCCGATCCAAAGACGGTTCTCCTGCTGGGGCTGGCGGGTGCCGCCCTCATCTATGCCGACGGCATGCTCACCCCCGCGATCTCCGTCCTATCCGCCGTGGAGGGTCTCACCGTTAGCGCACCCACGCTCCAGCATTGGGTGATCCCCATTTCAGTCACGCTGCTGGCCGGAGTTTTCGCCATCCAGAAGAAGGGTACTGAGATCGTTGGCAAGCTGTTCGGCCCGGTGGTGTTGCTGTGGTTCGTCGTTCTCGGTCTGCTCGGCATCCGGATGATCCTCACCCACCCGCAGGTCTTGTCCGCACTGAGTCCGTTGGAGGGCTTCTCATTCCTCTTACGGGAATGGAGACACTCCCTGCCGTTGCTGGCCGCCGTCTTCCTCGCCGTGACCGGGGGGGAGGCCCTGTATGCGGATCTGGGGCATTTCGGAAAACGCCCGATCCGGGTGGCCTGGTTCAGCGTGGTGCTTCCCGGGCTGGTGCTCAACTACCTCGGCCAGGCCGCACTGCTGGTGGAGGATCCCAGCGCCATCCGCAGCCCGTTCTTCCTGATGGCTCCGGAGATGCTCCGCTTCCCGCTGACGCTGCTCGCCACCGGAGCCGCCATCATCGCCAGCCAGGCGCTTATTTCAGGGGCATTCTCGCTGACCACCCAGGCGGTCCAGCTCGGCGTGCTGCCACGTTTCCGCATTCTCCACACCTCGGACGAGGAAGTGGGCCAAGTCTATGTCCCGGCGATCAACTGGTTCCTCGCCGTGGCCTGCATCATCCTGGTCGTGGAGTTCGGTTCCTCGTCCGCCCTCGCCGGGGCCTACGGCATCGCCATCGCGTTGACGATGACCATCACGTCGCTGTTGTTCTTCTCCGCGGCGCGGGCGGTGTGGGGTTGGTCGCTGGCAAAGGCCGGCCTGTTCACCCTCGCCTTCCTGACGGTGGATGGAGCGTTCCTGCTGGCAAACGCCTCGAAGATCGTCCACGGGGGCTGGCTGCCACTGGTCATCGCCTCCAGCTTCATGGGCCTCATGCTGATCTGGATCCGCGGCCGCCGCCTGCTGTTCGCACGCATCCAGCGGGACTCCCTGCCCGTTGACATGCTGCTGCGGGATCTGGGGAAAGGAAAGATCCACCGGGTTTCCGGCACCGCCATCTACATGACCGGAGGCGGCAACATCGTCCCCGGTGCGATGCTCCACAACCTGAAGCACAACCAGGTGCTGCACGAACGGATCGTCCTCCTCCACGTGGTGACCATGGATCAACCCTATGCTCCGCCGGAGGAGTCGCTCACCCATGCGGAGCTGGGACACGGCCTCCACCGGGTGGTTCTGCGCTTCGGCTTCGCCGATGAGCCGGATGTCCCGACGGCGCTGAAGAAATACCTTCCGGAGTCGATCCGCTTCCAGCCCGGGAAGGCGACCTACTTCCTCGGCAGGGAAACTTACGGGGTGGGGAAAAAAGCGAACCTCCTCGACCGCATCCGCCTTTCGATCTTCGCCACCATGGCCCGGAACGCCTCCCCTGCCACCGCCTACTTCAAGCTCCCGCCGGGGCGGGTGGTGGAGCTGGGTGCCCAGCTCACCCTCTGA
- a CDS encoding S8 family serine peptidase, translated as MRWRPLIFVTGFLLTAVGGYLVARTAIPPKKNVQAVENGKSSSPRLPHEMINPDPDFRKGTRPAFQADREAQEAGALVGQRTLVFANRAAMEAFIARAAGKVKVMGRLDRLSALRIGFLNYDDLAALLDGSEEIGLIFSATFPESESVAAQPGAVPMGNGLLEWLGITGDHSSWGQGVRIAVLDTGVSAHPAFGGQVIPIGAAGDPNGHGTAVASMILGNTSLLPGVAPGSTVISLQVADENGYSDSFRIAGGILAAMDAGAVIINISLGSTGDSALLRSVVAMAREAGVLIVAPTGNSGSGQVLMPAAYEGVIGVGAVDKAGKVLAFSNTGVGIDLVAPGYGLNAAWTGDGAAAVSGTSFSGPIVAGMIGGVMQQMKVTNLQAWDIILRNLDETGQPGYDLSAGNGSPNFARALASGTAGIYDAAFASYWVDPSLPDQMQVTIQNRGTEPLVNTAVTVKGPGGTSYFNATSLKVGAIQTFSVPIGRNQGGSANFETTVTISGGQQDARPGNNIRVETHTPSPGW; from the coding sequence ATGCGCTGGCGTCCTCTGATCTTTGTGACCGGCTTCCTGCTGACGGCGGTGGGAGGCTATCTGGTGGCGCGTACAGCGATCCCGCCCAAGAAGAACGTGCAGGCCGTGGAGAATGGGAAATCCTCCAGCCCGAGACTGCCGCATGAGATGATCAATCCGGATCCGGACTTCCGCAAAGGAACGAGGCCCGCCTTCCAGGCCGACCGCGAGGCGCAGGAGGCCGGAGCGCTCGTCGGGCAGCGCACTCTCGTGTTCGCGAACCGGGCCGCGATGGAGGCGTTCATCGCGCGCGCTGCTGGCAAGGTGAAAGTGATGGGACGGCTGGACCGGTTGTCCGCTCTGCGGATCGGTTTCCTGAACTACGATGATCTCGCCGCGTTGCTGGATGGGAGTGAGGAGATCGGGCTGATCTTTTCCGCCACCTTTCCGGAAAGCGAATCCGTCGCCGCGCAGCCGGGTGCCGTGCCCATGGGGAATGGACTCCTCGAATGGCTGGGCATCACGGGAGATCATTCATCATGGGGGCAGGGGGTGCGGATCGCGGTGCTGGACACCGGGGTGAGCGCACACCCGGCGTTCGGAGGCCAGGTCATCCCCATCGGGGCGGCCGGAGATCCGAATGGTCATGGAACGGCGGTGGCGTCGATGATTCTGGGGAATACCTCGCTCTTGCCGGGTGTTGCCCCGGGTTCCACGGTCATCTCGCTCCAGGTGGCGGATGAAAACGGCTACTCGGACAGCTTCAGGATCGCCGGGGGGATCTTGGCGGCGATGGATGCCGGGGCGGTCATCATCAACATCTCCCTCGGCAGCACCGGGGACAGCGCGCTGTTGAGGAGCGTGGTGGCGATGGCGCGGGAGGCGGGCGTGCTGATCGTCGCACCCACCGGCAATTCCGGGTCCGGGCAGGTGTTGATGCCAGCGGCCTATGAAGGGGTGATCGGTGTCGGGGCGGTGGACAAGGCGGGGAAGGTGCTGGCTTTTTCGAACACGGGCGTGGGCATCGACTTGGTGGCTCCCGGCTATGGTCTGAATGCAGCGTGGACGGGGGATGGCGCGGCGGCTGTCAGCGGGACATCCTTCAGCGGACCGATCGTGGCCGGGATGATCGGCGGAGTCATGCAACAGATGAAGGTCACCAACCTCCAGGCGTGGGACATCATCCTGCGGAATCTGGATGAGACGGGGCAACCGGGGTACGATTTGAGCGCTGGCAATGGATCACCGAACTTCGCACGGGCATTGGCATCCGGAACCGCCGGCATCTACGATGCTGCCTTCGCTTCCTATTGGGTGGACCCCTCCCTCCCGGACCAAATGCAGGTGACCATCCAGAACCGGGGCACCGAGCCGTTGGTCAACACGGCGGTCACGGTGAAGGGGCCGGGCGGCACCAGTTATTTCAACGCGACATCCCTCAAAGTCGGTGCGATCCAGACTTTCTCCGTGCCGATTGGCCGGAACCAGGGTGGAAGCGCCAATTTCGAAACCACCGTCACAATTTCCGGTGGCCAGCAGGATGCCCGGCCGGGTAACAATATCCGGGTTGAAACTCACACACCGTCTCCGGGCTGGTAG